From the genome of Vicinamibacterales bacterium:
GCGAGAGAGAAACGGACACGACGAGCGTTCATGACACCTCCACCGTTCGCGATTGTCGGTGACGGGTCGAACTACTACCAGCCGTCGTAGATTCGTCCTGGAACGCCCGTGTGCGAGCCCGCGCTGGAGCAGGCGACCGCGCGCACGGCGGTCAGAGGAGCTGGACGACGACCAGGCCGGCCACCGCGCCGATGGCGGCGAGCGCCAGTTCAGCGCGGTCCCGGGTGAACGCGATCCCGAGGACGAGGAAGATCGCCGCCAGCGCCAGGCACGCCCAGTAGACGTCGTCGGCGCCTTCCTCGATGCCGCCGCGGGCGGTCTTGCGAATCGAGTCGATGACCGTGACGGCGATGTCCACGTCGCGCTCGCGATCCAGTTCCATGTAGCGGCCGCCGCCGATGGCCGCGATCGTGGCCAGCGACTCCCGGTCGAGGCGCGAGTAGACCGGCGGGTTGGTCTTCTGCGGATCCTCGGCCGGCGGCTCCGGGATGAAGCCGCCGTTGCTCGTACCCACGCCGACGACGAACACGGGAACGTTCAGGCGGCGGGCCGTCTGCAGCGCCCGTTCCACCTCGCCGCTCCAGGCCTGGCCGTCGGAGAGGAGGAGGAAGGCCTTCGCGTTGAGCGACTTGCGTCCCGTGATGCGCTCGTCCTGGTCGAGGAGCTTCAGGCCCCAGGCGATGCCCATCTCGATGTTCGTATCCCACGACGCGTCGTCCTCGGCGCGGAATGGCGGCTGGGTGAGGTGCTCGAGGAAGAAGAAGAACGTGTTGGGGTCCTTGGTGAGCCGGACCTGCGGCGTCGCGATGCGCGCGAAGGTCGTCATGGCGATCCGGTCGCCGTCCCAGCGCATCGTCTCGGCGAGCGTCTTCAGGAACCGCATCGACCGCTGCCAGCGGTCGCCCGTGGTGTCGGTGACCCGCATCGACGTCGATCCGTCCTGGAGCACCACCAGGTCGATGCCCGCGCGCCGGACCCGGGTGGTCACCACCTGCGGCCGGGCCAGCGCGAGCACCACCGCGGCGGTGGCGCCGACGAGGCACAGCCAGAACAGGAGGCCGCCGAAATACGAGAAACGTTCCCGCACCGGCACGGCGCGGTGGCGCGTATAGCGGCGGATGTCGGCGCGGCGGCGCACGAGCTGCACCACCCAGACGACCAGCAGCGCGGCCGGGCCCACGAGCAGCCAGAGGAAGTCCGGCTGCCCGAACTTGAGCGCCTGCCAGTCGACGGTGGGAAGCGTGAAGCCCATCCCGGATGCTCGTCAGTGGACGTTCGGTCCCGCGACCCGGCCGCCTAGCCCTTCCGCTTGCGCTGCTCGCCTTCGCTCGCGCCCTGCGGCAGCTGCTTGCGCTCGTCCGGGCGCATCGGCACCACCACCTTGAACTGCTTCATGTCGGAGCCTTCCGGCGGTGCGCCGGGTTCCCCGTGCAGCGTGGGCCCGATGGGCAGGTCGCCGGCCAGCCCGGAGGGCTCCGGCTCCGGCATGACCGGCTGGCGGCTCTGCTGGATCGTGGCCCGGACGCGCGAGACGAACTCGAAGTTCCAGGCGGCGTCCTCGTCGCCTGGACGCGCGCGGAGCACGTCGGCGTAGCCGCGCACGATGTCGTCGATGCGCTTCACGGCCGCGGCCTGATCGGCTTCGTGCTGGGCGCTCCGGTACGCGGCGTGCGCGCCGAGTTCGAGGACGACCGGGTCGGACTCGGCCAGGGCCCCGGCGGCGTCGCGTTCGGGCACGAGCCGGCCGTACGTCCCCATCCAGTAGCGCGTGGTGGACTGCTGCTCCCGGAGCGACGAGACCAGCGCCTGCGAGACGCGCGGGAGCAGGGCGCCGTCGGACGCCTCCGCCCGCAGCGCCTCGTACGACGTCTCGAGGTCGCCGTAGCGGAGCGTGAGCAGCGCCTGCTGGGCGTCGGCGGTCCGGTCCTCCAGGCTCGACGCACCGAACAGCACGCGTCCGCCCGCCACGAGCAGGAGCGCCACGACCACGTATCCAATGACCGACTTCATCGACCTCTCCTCACGGGAACGTCCGGAACTGGGGCGCCATGAGGCGCAGGGCGGCGGCGACCGTCCACAGCGCGACGGCCGCCAGCGCATAGGGCGCGAAGCGGGGCAGCCGCGCGCTGTACTCCTTCACCTCGACCGTGCCGGCCGAGGCCTTGTCGATGTCGCGGATCGCCCGGAGCACCGCCGCCTCGTCGACGGCCGTATAGAAGCGGCCGCCGGTCTTGGTGATGGCGCGCTGCCACATGGCGTCGGGCAGCTTGCTGTTGCCCTTGCTGATGCGGACGAAATACACGGGCACCTTGGCCTTCACGGCATCGGTCAGGACGTCGTCGATGTTCCGGCCCGACTCGGTGACCTCCGCGTCCTCGCCGTCGCTGAAGATCACCATGAGGTTGCCGGACGCGTCGAGGAAGTCGAAGGCCCGGAACAGGGCCACGGCCTGCTCGACCGCCTGGGCGATGACGGTGCCCCGATCGGGGAAGTTCTCCCACTCGCCCATGTTGCCGATGAGCGAGAGGCTCAGAAGGATGTTGTCGTAGTCGGTCGTGAACGGCGTGATGACGTAGGCCGTGTCCGCGAACTCGATGAGCGACACGAGGTCCTTGTACCCGCCGTCCATCCGCAGCCGCACGAAGCGCTCGGCAGCCGCCACCGACGTGAAGAACGTCGCCTCCATGGGCGCGTCCTTGGTCGTGAGCGAGCGGGCCGCGAACGGCGCGAGCATGCTCGACGAGCCGTCGATCATCAGGCTGATGCGGCGTCCCGGGCGCGTCACCTCGCGCCGGGAGAGCGGCGTGGCCGGATCCGCGAGGGCGATGGCGAAGAGCGGGAGGCCGGCCAGCATCAGCACGAGCGGCAGGTGGCGCAGCGTGGGGACCCACGAGTTCGCCCACTGGCCGAGGACGGCCGGCAGCACCACGCTGCCGCGGCCTGGCGCGCGCGAGGCCACGCTGCGCAGCACGAGCGCCACGATGGCGACGCCCACCAGGGCCACGAAGGCCAGGAGCGCCGAGTCCTTCTCGCCGTAAACGAGCTCCGACAGCCGGACGCCGGCCCAGTCGGCGCGGGCGCGCTCGACGAACCGGGTGACGGCCGCGAAGACGTTCACGCCTGGCCTCTCCAGCCCGCCACGGCGTCGGTGACCTTCCGCCACTGGACCATCGGCCACGAGTAGCGGAACGCCAGGGAGCGCGCCAGCGGCCCGGCGGCGCTCGTCGCCAGGTCGAGCGCGGGCTCGTCGAGCGCGCTGCGGCCGAAGCGCGCGGCCGTGAGCGCCGCGAGGCCGTCGCGGAGCTGCTGGATGGAGGCGTCGCGGCCGGCCGCCGCGGTGAGGTCGGCGGGCGTGACGGCGGCCGAGACGAGCGCGTGCTGCCGGCGGACGAGCCCCGAGCTCAGCGCGATCTGGCCGGCCGTGGCGTCGGCGGCGAGGCCCTTCGACTGCGCCGCCGGCCGTCCGACGGCGTAGGCGCCCACCACGCGAAGGGCCGCGCCCGCGCGCTCCACCAGGGCGTCGCTCCAGCCCTCGCTCTGCTTGCGGCGCGCGACGTCGGCCAGCTCGCGCCCGGCGGCCTTCAGGATGGCCGCGCCGGACACGGCCGTGGCGGTCCGCGCGGCGGCCGGCGTGCGCAGCGCCCGGAACAGGCGGGCCAGGCCCAGCAGGGCCACCGCCGCCGCCAGCGCGTAGAAGAACCAGCCGCCCAGGCGCAGCGCCTGCGACCGGAAGCGGCGCGCCTCGAGATCGCCGAACGTCATCGCCGTCGAGTCGCGGATGTCACGCGCGCTGCCCGCCACGAGCGACAGCACCCGGACGGTCAGCGGCGGCATCGCGTAGGTCTGGTCCCGCCCCTGCGAGGTCGTGCCGTCGGACGTGGACGTGTCGATGTGATACCCGATCGACAGGCCGGCCAGTGACACGTCCTGCCCGAAGGAGGTGTCGTTCAGGAGGCGGAGGGTGTACGAGTACTGGAAGAAGCGGCGCGCGCCCGAGACCACGTCAGCGGGCTCCGAGCCGTCCAGGACGTCGAACGGCGGCAGCGCCATCACCGTGTGATCCAGCCGCGAGCGGTCCACGACCGCCTTGGTGGACGCCGTTTCGAGCACGGCGCAGGTGAGGACGGCCGTGAACGGCTCGCCCATCCGGACGGCGGCCTTGTCGGTGCGCCACCAGCAGCGGACGGCGTCGGCCTCCACGGACTGGGCGGGCGGCGGCGCCTGGGCGGCGGCGGCGGACGGCAGGACCAGGGCCAGCGCGAGCGCTGCCGCGGCGGCGGGGGAGCACGGTCGGTTCATCGCTTCCTCAGTCGGCGCTCGACCGCGAACTCGGCCAGCGCGATGTCGCTCTTGATGTCGTCCAGGCCCAGGCGCAGCGCGTCGAGACCCGCGGCATGCGCCTTGGCCTCGACCTGGTCCTGCCACGCCCGGACCCGCTCGGCCATGCCGGCGAGCTGGCCGCGCGAGACGACGCGCGCGCGGCCGGTTTCCACGTCCACGGCTTCCACCCACCCGGCCGAGACGGACGGGAGGCGGTAGGCGAACGTGGCGTCCACGATCACGAGGAAGACGTCGTGCCGGACGTCCAGCCGGGCCAGCTCGTCGATCACGCGGTCCACGTCGTCGAACAGGAAGTCGGACACGACCGGCACGAGCGACGTCTTGCGCAGGTAGCCGGCCAGGGTGCCGCTCAGGCTCTCGGACTGCTTCAGCTCCTCGAGGTTCTGCTCGAACTGGTAGGCGTCCACGCAGTGGATGACCTGCCCCTTGCCGATCCGCGGGCGGATCGCGTGCAGGCGCTCGAACCCGCCGTGGAACGTGACCAGGCCGAAGCTGTCCTGGAAGAACACCGCCGACATGCCGATCGTGGCGATGGCGCGCGCGATCGCGTGGGCGATGAGCACGTTGCCGCGTGCCGCGGCCGGCGCGACCACGCCTTCGGGCAGGGCGTCCACGCCGCAGCGCGTCGAGCGCGAATGGTCGGCCACCACGACCACGCCCGCCGTGGACGGCTGCTCGAAGTCCCGCACCACGAGGGGCGTGAAGTTCGTGAGCGTGGACTGGGGCCAGTCGATGGTCTCGAAACGGTCCCCGGCCTCCCAGTTGCGGAGGCCGACGAAGTCGAAGCCGGAGCCGTGGAACAGGCTGCGATGCTCGCCCAGCGTGAACTCGCGCATCCGCTTGAGGATGACGAGCTCGATCTCGCTGATCTCGGAGAGGTTGACGAGCGGCGCGACTTCCTGCTCGCGTGTTCTCATGACCCGGTCTCACCCACCCCGCCGCCGATCCGTCACGGGATCGGCACGCGCGCCACGACGTCCCTGACGACCGACTCCTGCGTGAGGCCGTGGCTGGCGGCGTGCGGCCCGAGCCAGATCCGGTGGCTGAGGACGTACGGGGCCAGATCCTGGATGTCCTCGGGGTAGACCTCGTCGCGCTCGTGCATCAGCAGGGCCCAGACCTTGGCGAGGCGGCCCCACACGATGATGGCACGGGGCGACGCGCCGAGATCCACGCCGCGTTCGACGAGCTCGGACGGGGAGTGGCGGTGCCAGTCGGTCTCGGGGTTGAACGGCCGCGTGGCGGCCACGAGCTGCTGGATATACGTGCCGAGACGCTCGTGGAGGTACACCTCCGAGTTGATCCGGCCGCGGAGCTCGATGATGCGCTCCTTCGGCATCAGCGTGTTCAGGCGGACGCGCTTGAAGTCGAAGTTGACGAGCTTGGCTTCCTCCTGGGGCGAGAGGTAGCCGATGTTGATCATGACCGCGAAGCGGTCGGTGGCGGCTTCCGAGAGCGGGAAGGTGCCCTGCCCGAGCTCCACCGGGTTCATCGTGGCGATGGCGAAGCTGAAGGCCGGGAGGTCGTAGGTGGTCTTGCCCACCGTGACCGTCCGGTCCTGCAGGCCCTCGAGGAACGCGCTCTGCGACTTGAGCGGGATGCGGTTGATCTCGTCCAGGAGGATGACCTCGGCCGAGGCCAGGGGGCCGAACTCGGTCATGAGCTCGCCCGTGGCCGGGTTGATCATCTGGAAGCCCACCACCTCGGTGGGCTGCAGGTCCGCCCGCCCCTGGAGCCGCGCGAACTTGGCGTCCGAGATGGCCGCCAGGATGACGCCGAAGAACGTCTTGCCCACGCCCGGCACGCCCCGCAGCAGCAGGTTGCCGGCGTTGACCTGGCGGTTTTCCTTCTTGTCGTACGTCGTCGGGATTTCGGACAGGAGGACGATGTTGGCGAGGGCCTTGGCCGTGTCGTAGCCGACGAGCGCCTTCGCGCCTTCGGCCAGGATGGCGCGGTGGAAATCGACGGCTTCTTTGAGATCGGGATGCACGAGGGGTCCTGGAAGGGCACAATCCTATACCGTCGGGCTGCGGACGCCATAGATTCAGTTCGGTCGTGCCGATATGTAGGGCGTCCGTGGCCGGTCATACCGGCCGGATTCCGGGAAGGACCGTGCAGACGATGAAGAGCGAACGCCGAGCCCACAAGCGCCTGCTGGGACCGTTCGAGGGCGGCTGGGACGGCGCGTCGGGCATGCGCGACTGCCGCATCACCGACCTCAGCCGGGCCGGCTGCTTCATCGACGCCTACGCCAGCAACCCCGTCGGCGCGCAGATCCTGACCGAGGTGAAGCTGGGCGGGCGCGTCTACCGGCTCCGGTCGGAAGTGGTCTACGTGGACCGCGTGCAGGGCTTCGCCGTCCGCTTCCGCGACAACGACCCGCAGCTGATGAAGGACTTCGACGCCGCCGTGGAGGCGATGGAGGCCTGAGGGCGGCCGCGGGCGTCCGGCGTCCGATAGTTGACTTTCACATCCATTTGGATGACGCTGGGTGCCTCGCCCGAGGACCCATGGCCGCCAGCCCCGCGCCCGACGCCACCACCGCCGCGCTCCGGCGCTTCAACCGGTTCTACACCGCACGGATCGGCGCCCTGGGCGGCCGATTCCTCGACACGCCGCACACGCTGACGGAGGCCCGCGTGCTCTACGAGCTCGGCGAGCGCGGCCCGGCCACGGCGGCCACGCTGGCCCAGGCGCTGGAGGTGGATCCGGCTCAGATCAGCCGGACCGTCGCACGGCTGCTCAGGGGCCGGCTCGTGTCGCGGGCGCGCGATCCCGAAGACGGCCGGGCGCACCGGCTGTCGCTCACGGCCGGCGGCCGGCGCGAGTTCCAGCGGCTCGACGCGCGCTCGGCGGAGCGGGCCGAGACGCTCGTCTCCTCCCTGTCGGCCTCCGATCGCGCCAGGCTGCAGGACGCGCTCCGCACGGTGGAGGCCCTGGTGTCCGGACAGGCGCCGTCCCGAGCGGTCCTGATCCGGCCCCACCGGCCCGGCGACTTCGGCTGGATCATCTCCCGCCACGGCGCGCTCTACGCGGAGGAGTACGGCTGGGACGGGTCGTTCGAGGCCTTCGTCGCCGGCGTGGCCAAGGAGATCCTCGAACGCTTCGACCCGCGCGTCGAAGGATGCTGGATCGCCGAGGTGGACGGACGCACGGCCGGCTCGGTCTGCCTCGTGCGGAAGTCGGCCGCCGTGGCCAAGCTGCGGCTGCTCATCGTGGATCCGGCGGCCCGGGGGCTCGGCGTGGGCCAGCGGCTCGTGGACGAGTGCGTCGCGTTCGCCCGGCGCGCGGGCTACCGCAAGGTCACGCTCTGGACCAACGACATCCTCGACGCCGCCCGCCACATCTACGAGAAGGCCGGCTTCGAACGCGTGGCCGTCAGCGCGCCCGAGACGGCGTTCGGCAAGACCCAGATCTTCGAGACCTGGGAGCTCGGCCTGGAGCCGCGACGCCGGTGAGCGACCCGCGCGTGCACTACGTGCTCGGCCACGGGCCCGACGAACTGGCGCGGCTGGAACGGCAGGCCGGCATCTTCGAGGCGCCCACGATGGCCATGATCGAGCGCGCCGGCATCCGGTCCGGGATGCGCGTGCTGGACGTCGGCTGCGGGGCGGGCGACGTGTCGCTCCTGGTCTCGGACTTCGTCGGCCCGACCGGCGAGGTCATTGGCGTGGACCGCGCGCCCGAGGCCGTCGCGACCGCCCGCGGACGCGCCGTGGCGTCGGGGCGCCGGAACCTCACCTTCGTGGAGTCGTCGATCGACGCGCTCGCCGACGTTGGCCCCGTCGACGCCGTCGTCGGCCGGTTCGTGCTGATGCACCAGCCGGACCCGGCCGCCACGCTGCGGCGGGCCTCCAGGCTGGTGCGGTCGGGCGGCGCCGTCGCGCTGATGGAGTCGCACCTCGACGCGCTGGTGCTCGAATGGCACTCCTGGCCCGCGTCGGCCGCGTACACGAACCTGCTCGACGTGATGCTGCGGACGATCAAGGCCGCCGGCGGGCGCACCGACATGGGCCTTCGCCTGCGGGGCACGTTCCTGGAGGCCGGGCTTCCCGATCCGGTCATCGACGTCCACGGCACCCTGGCCGGCCGAGACGCCGACCGGCTGTGCCGCTACATGGCCGACAGCCTGCGCTCGATGGCCGGGATGGCGCGCCAGCTCGGCGTCGCCTCGCTGCCGCCTCAGGAGATCGACGCCATGGAGCGCGGGATGCT
Proteins encoded in this window:
- a CDS encoding vWA domain-containing protein, which codes for MGFTLPTVDWQALKFGQPDFLWLLVGPAALLVVWVVQLVRRRADIRRYTRHRAVPVRERFSYFGGLLFWLCLVGATAAVVLALARPQVVTTRVRRAGIDLVVLQDGSTSMRVTDTTGDRWQRSMRFLKTLAETMRWDGDRIAMTTFARIATPQVRLTKDPNTFFFFLEHLTQPPFRAEDDASWDTNIEMGIAWGLKLLDQDERITGRKSLNAKAFLLLSDGQAWSGEVERALQTARRLNVPVFVVGVGTSNGGFIPEPPAEDPQKTNPPVYSRLDRESLATIAAIGGGRYMELDRERDVDIAVTVIDSIRKTARGGIEEGADDVYWACLALAAIFLVLGIAFTRDRAELALAAIGAVAGLVVVQLL
- a CDS encoding vWA domain-containing protein; the encoded protein is MNVFAAVTRFVERARADWAGVRLSELVYGEKDSALLAFVALVGVAIVALVLRSVASRAPGRGSVVLPAVLGQWANSWVPTLRHLPLVLMLAGLPLFAIALADPATPLSRREVTRPGRRISLMIDGSSSMLAPFAARSLTTKDAPMEATFFTSVAAAERFVRLRMDGGYKDLVSLIEFADTAYVITPFTTDYDNILLSLSLIGNMGEWENFPDRGTVIAQAVEQAVALFRAFDFLDASGNLMVIFSDGEDAEVTESGRNIDDVLTDAVKAKVPVYFVRISKGNSKLPDAMWQRAITKTGGRFYTAVDEAAVLRAIRDIDKASAGTVEVKEYSARLPRFAPYALAAVALWTVAAALRLMAPQFRTFP
- a CDS encoding DUF58 domain-containing protein, which encodes MRTREQEVAPLVNLSEISEIELVILKRMREFTLGEHRSLFHGSGFDFVGLRNWEAGDRFETIDWPQSTLTNFTPLVVRDFEQPSTAGVVVVADHSRSTRCGVDALPEGVVAPAAARGNVLIAHAIARAIATIGMSAVFFQDSFGLVTFHGGFERLHAIRPRIGKGQVIHCVDAYQFEQNLEELKQSESLSGTLAGYLRKTSLVPVVSDFLFDDVDRVIDELARLDVRHDVFLVIVDATFAYRLPSVSAGWVEAVDVETGRARVVSRGQLAGMAERVRAWQDQVEAKAHAAGLDALRLGLDDIKSDIALAEFAVERRLRKR
- a CDS encoding MoxR family ATPase, whose translation is MHPDLKEAVDFHRAILAEGAKALVGYDTAKALANIVLLSEIPTTYDKKENRQVNAGNLLLRGVPGVGKTFFGVILAAISDAKFARLQGRADLQPTEVVGFQMINPATGELMTEFGPLASAEVILLDEINRIPLKSQSAFLEGLQDRTVTVGKTTYDLPAFSFAIATMNPVELGQGTFPLSEAATDRFAVMINIGYLSPQEEAKLVNFDFKRVRLNTLMPKERIIELRGRINSEVYLHERLGTYIQQLVAATRPFNPETDWHRHSPSELVERGVDLGASPRAIIVWGRLAKVWALLMHERDEVYPEDIQDLAPYVLSHRIWLGPHAASHGLTQESVVRDVVARVPIP
- a CDS encoding PilZ domain-containing protein, whose translation is MKSERRAHKRLLGPFEGGWDGASGMRDCRITDLSRAGCFIDAYASNPVGAQILTEVKLGGRVYRLRSEVVYVDRVQGFAVRFRDNDPQLMKDFDAAVEAMEA
- a CDS encoding bifunctional helix-turn-helix transcriptional regulator/GNAT family N-acetyltransferase gives rise to the protein MAASPAPDATTAALRRFNRFYTARIGALGGRFLDTPHTLTEARVLYELGERGPATAATLAQALEVDPAQISRTVARLLRGRLVSRARDPEDGRAHRLSLTAGGRREFQRLDARSAERAETLVSSLSASDRARLQDALRTVEALVSGQAPSRAVLIRPHRPGDFGWIISRHGALYAEEYGWDGSFEAFVAGVAKEILERFDPRVEGCWIAEVDGRTAGSVCLVRKSAAVAKLRLLIVDPAARGLGVGQRLVDECVAFARRAGYRKVTLWTNDILDAARHIYEKAGFERVAVSAPETAFGKTQIFETWELGLEPRRR
- a CDS encoding class I SAM-dependent methyltransferase, which codes for MSDPRVHYVLGHGPDELARLERQAGIFEAPTMAMIERAGIRSGMRVLDVGCGAGDVSLLVSDFVGPTGEVIGVDRAPEAVATARGRAVASGRRNLTFVESSIDALADVGPVDAVVGRFVLMHQPDPAATLRRASRLVRSGGAVALMESHLDALVLEWHSWPASAAYTNLLDVMLRTIKAAGGRTDMGLRLRGTFLEAGLPDPVIDVHGTLAGRDADRLCRYMADSLRSMAGMARQLGVASLPPQEIDAMERGMLDDAARPGAVMNGPVVVTAWSRMP